From a single Sphingobium lignivorans genomic region:
- a CDS encoding response regulator transcription factor — protein sequence MQRIEIWLCHHDDARDRRLAILMRALRRANVAVHLRTIRPKHAGTAARSPDNALCWQRRDDVRARIRILAAGAVDVIGPWMSEGEALARSLRHARAVAVATPFARPRVRLGELEIDLMRREAWRLGRPLGLVQREFELLHCLALHPGRPQTREALLWSVWGVGFDPGTNVVQVHVSRLRAKLDRDFDWQMLRTMRGVGYALVARPRAPGAGHTGAAGTPILSGASRPAVVPGGHFAPDCLAPRRETRHAHAR from the coding sequence GTGCAGCGTATCGAGATCTGGCTTTGCCACCATGATGACGCGCGGGATCGCCGGCTCGCCATTCTGATGCGCGCCCTGCGGAGAGCCAATGTAGCCGTGCATCTGCGCACGATCAGGCCGAAACATGCCGGCACCGCTGCCCGTTCGCCGGACAACGCTCTCTGCTGGCAGCGCCGGGATGATGTGCGCGCGCGCATCCGTATTCTGGCGGCCGGTGCCGTCGACGTCATCGGGCCATGGATGAGCGAAGGTGAGGCGCTGGCCCGCAGCTTGCGCCATGCCCGCGCGGTGGCCGTGGCAACGCCTTTTGCGCGTCCCCGCGTCCGCCTGGGCGAACTGGAGATCGATCTCATGCGCCGTGAGGCCTGGCGTCTCGGCCGCCCGCTTGGGCTCGTGCAGCGCGAGTTTGAGTTGCTGCATTGCCTCGCGCTGCATCCCGGCCGGCCGCAGACGCGGGAGGCCTTGCTCTGGTCCGTCTGGGGTGTGGGTTTCGATCCGGGCACCAATGTGGTCCAGGTTCATGTCTCGCGCCTGCGCGCCAAGCTCGACCGCGATTTCGACTGGCAGATGCTGCGCACGATGCGTGGCGTGGGCTATGCCCTGGTCGCGCGTCCGCGCGCGCCCGGCGCGGGGCACACGGGAGCGGCGGGGACGCCGATCCTGTCCGGTGCGTCCCGCCCTGCCGTCGTGCCTGGAGGGCATTTTGCGCCGGACTGCCTTGCCCCACGCCGCGAAACACGACATGCCCATGCGCGATGA
- a CDS encoding TlpA family protein disulfide reductase: MRFSAALAVLIGLSLAASGCDRRSGETAQGSGANAAAPDEVTPDEVTADEVPSAASGGTEAVFKHVVDRSHKGEAMPDKPFTTLEGKAATLKEIAGGKPLLVNLWATWCAPCIAELPALDKLAAAGTRRGVAVVAVSQDMEPGGVPAFWTARKLSTLKTWLDPENALGFHYGTGTLPTTILYDAQGREVARVIGALEWDGADGQALVAEISG, translated from the coding sequence ATGCGCTTTTCCGCTGCCCTTGCTGTCCTCATCGGCCTCTCGCTGGCCGCGAGCGGGTGCGATAGGCGTTCCGGGGAAACCGCGCAAGGCAGCGGCGCGAACGCGGCGGCACCCGACGAAGTCACGCCTGACGAAGTGACCGCCGATGAAGTGCCGTCCGCGGCGAGCGGCGGGACCGAAGCCGTTTTCAAGCACGTGGTGGACCGCAGCCACAAGGGCGAAGCGATGCCGGACAAGCCCTTCACCACGCTGGAAGGCAAGGCTGCCACGCTGAAAGAGATCGCCGGCGGCAAGCCCCTTCTGGTCAATCTCTGGGCGACATGGTGTGCGCCCTGCATCGCGGAACTGCCCGCGCTGGACAAGCTCGCGGCCGCCGGCACGCGCCGGGGCGTGGCTGTCGTCGCCGTCTCGCAGGACATGGAGCCGGGCGGCGTCCCGGCCTTCTGGACGGCCCGCAAGCTCTCCACCCTGAAGACCTGGCTCGACCCTGAGAATGCGCTGGGCTTCCATTACGGCACGGGGACTCTCCCGACCACGATCCTCTATGACGCGCAAGGCCGGGAAGTGGCCCGGGTCATCGGCGCGCTCGAATGGGATGGCGCCGATGGACAGGCCCTGGTCGCGGAAATCAGCGGCTGA
- a CDS encoding NAD(P)/FAD-dependent oxidoreductase — protein MIRLSGLTLPLDHPAEAMAPAICARLGIPAEDLQHFEIVRRGNDARRKSAILLVYMLDVALRDEAAVLARFAGDHEVRARPDTDYHFVAKAPEGWSGLRPVVIGAGPCGLFAGLLLAQMGFRPIILDRGKVVRERTKDTWGLWRRSVLNPDSNVQFGEGGAGTFSDGKLYCRVKDPRFLGRKVLEEFVKAGAPEDILTEAHPHIGTFRLVTMVENMRRTIEALGGEYRWQTRVDDLALERDGEGRMALRGLHLQDGSFLEADHVVLAIGHSARPTFEMLHARGVYMEAKPFSIGVRIEHPQSWVDEARYGACAKHPILGAAAYSLAHHCDNERTVYSFCMCPGGRVVAATSEEGRVVTNGMSQYSRAEFNANSGLVVGIEPARDYPDGPLAGIALQRHWESQAFLAGGSDYRAPAQTVGDFLAERPSTATGSVIPSYKPGVTMTDLSACLPPFVIEAFREALPFFGKQIRNYDHPDAVMTGVETRTSSPVRITRGRDFQSLNVARLFPAGEGAGYAGGILSAAMDGIKVAEAVGKSILAR, from the coding sequence ATGATCCGCCTTTCCGGCCTCACCCTCCCGCTCGACCATCCGGCCGAGGCCATGGCTCCGGCCATCTGCGCGCGGCTGGGCATTCCAGCCGAGGACCTGCAGCATTTCGAGATCGTCCGGCGCGGCAATGACGCGCGGCGCAAGAGCGCGATCCTGCTTGTCTACATGCTCGATGTCGCGCTGCGTGACGAGGCCGCCGTGCTGGCGCGCTTCGCAGGCGATCACGAGGTCCGCGCGCGGCCGGACACCGACTATCATTTCGTCGCGAAAGCGCCCGAAGGCTGGTCCGGCCTGCGCCCGGTCGTCATCGGCGCCGGGCCATGTGGCCTGTTCGCCGGGCTCCTGCTGGCACAGATGGGCTTCCGCCCGATCATTCTCGATCGGGGCAAGGTGGTGCGCGAACGCACCAAGGATACCTGGGGGCTGTGGCGCCGGTCAGTCCTGAACCCGGACAGCAATGTCCAGTTCGGGGAGGGGGGCGCGGGCACCTTTTCCGACGGCAAGCTCTACTGCCGCGTCAAGGATCCGCGTTTCCTCGGGCGCAAGGTGCTCGAGGAGTTCGTGAAGGCCGGCGCGCCGGAGGACATCCTCACCGAGGCGCATCCTCATATCGGCACGTTCCGGCTCGTCACCATGGTGGAGAACATGCGCCGCACCATCGAGGCGCTGGGCGGCGAATATCGCTGGCAGACCCGCGTCGATGATCTCGCGCTGGAGCGGGACGGGGAAGGCCGCATGGCCCTGCGCGGCCTGCATCTGCAGGATGGCAGCTTTCTGGAAGCCGATCATGTGGTCCTCGCCATCGGCCATAGTGCCCGGCCCACTTTCGAGATGCTGCATGCGCGCGGCGTTTATATGGAAGCCAAGCCCTTCTCCATCGGCGTGCGAATCGAGCATCCGCAGAGCTGGGTCGATGAAGCGCGCTACGGGGCCTGCGCGAAACACCCGATCCTGGGCGCAGCGGCCTACAGCCTCGCGCATCATTGCGACAACGAGCGCACGGTCTACAGCTTCTGCATGTGCCCCGGCGGGCGTGTCGTGGCCGCCACATCCGAGGAAGGACGCGTGGTGACCAACGGCATGAGCCAATATTCACGCGCGGAGTTCAATGCCAATAGCGGGCTCGTCGTCGGCATCGAGCCCGCGCGGGATTATCCGGACGGGCCGCTCGCCGGTATCGCGCTGCAGCGTCACTGGGAGAGCCAGGCCTTTCTTGCCGGCGGTTCCGACTATCGCGCGCCTGCGCAGACGGTGGGTGACTTTCTTGCAGAACGCCCGTCAACAGCCACCGGCTCGGTCATCCCCAGCTACAAGCCGGGCGTCACGATGACCGATCTCTCCGCCTGTCTACCCCCGTTCGTCATCGAGGCCTTTCGCGAAGCCTTGCCCTTCTTCGGCAAGCAGATCCGCAACTATGACCATCCTGACGCCGTGATGACGGGCGTGGAGACGCGCACTTCGTCTCCCGTGCGAATCACGCGTGGCAGGGATTTTCAGAGCCTGAACGTGGCGCGGCTGTTTCCGGCCGGGGAGGGCGCCGGCTATGCCGGAGGCATTCTCTCGGCGGCAATGGACGGGATCAAGGTCGCGGAAGCCGTCGGGAAAAGCATTCTCGCGCGCTGA
- the ligA gene encoding protocatechuate 4,5-dioxygenase subunit alpha yields the protein MRTRPYPLTDLEDIPGTTVFTARRSREAYHLHKFCMSLMEAANRAAFKADERAYLERFRMSEAQKQAVLARDFNRLIDLGGNIYFLVKLSNTDGWSTQRAVSSMTGMTADEYAAMMRSGGRSPEGNRSIREGN from the coding sequence ATGCGCACGCGCCCCTATCCGCTTACCGACCTGGAAGACATCCCCGGCACGACCGTGTTCACGGCCCGGCGATCGCGCGAGGCCTATCACCTGCACAAATTCTGCATGTCGCTGATGGAAGCCGCGAACCGCGCTGCCTTCAAGGCCGACGAGCGCGCCTATCTCGAGCGGTTCCGGATGAGCGAGGCGCAGAAGCAGGCCGTACTCGCGCGGGACTTCAATCGCCTCATCGATCTGGGCGGCAACATCTATTTCCTCGTCAAGCTGTCGAATACGGACGGCTGGAGCACGCAGCGGGCGGTCAGTTCGATGACCGGCATGACTGCCGACGAATATGCCGCGATGATGCGGAGCGGCGGGCGTTCGCCCGAGGGCAACCGCTCGATCCGCGAGGGCAACTGA
- the lysA gene encoding diaminopimelate decarboxylase: MDHFAYKDGVLHAENVPMSTIADAVGTPVYVYSRATLERHARVFREALDAVPRKHIAFAIKANPNLAVLRVLAREGYGADIVSGGEMQRALAAGMPAQDIVFSGVGKTRAELAAALEAGIGQFNIELEEEGVVLAQIAQEMGRTADAVLRVNPDVDAGTHAKISTGMKENKFGVPIDQAGWIFARLATLPGLAMRGIAIHIGSQLFDLAPLEAAYGKIGALMRDLRAAGHVIDRVDLGGGLGVPYERDKIPPSPADYGAMVARATKDWDATLYFEPGRVIVGNAGVLLTRVIWVKPGVIRPYVIVDAAMNDLARPAMYDAWHDFEAVAPTGEHFVANIAGPVCESGDTFAMARDIDLVKAGDLAVFRTAGAYGATMASTYNSRPLVPEVMVDGDRFAVVADRIMPEAIIAAERMPDFLQD; this comes from the coding sequence ATGGATCATTTCGCCTACAAGGATGGCGTGCTGCACGCCGAGAACGTGCCGATGAGCACGATTGCCGATGCGGTCGGCACACCGGTATATGTCTACTCCCGTGCCACGCTGGAGCGGCATGCCCGCGTGTTCCGTGAGGCGCTGGACGCAGTCCCCCGCAAGCACATCGCCTTCGCGATCAAGGCCAATCCCAATCTTGCCGTGCTGCGCGTGCTGGCGCGCGAGGGCTATGGTGCGGACATCGTGTCGGGCGGGGAGATGCAGCGGGCGCTCGCTGCCGGAATGCCGGCGCAGGACATCGTCTTCTCCGGCGTGGGCAAGACCCGCGCGGAGCTGGCGGCGGCACTGGAAGCAGGCATCGGCCAGTTCAATATCGAGCTGGAGGAGGAAGGCGTTGTCCTTGCGCAGATCGCGCAGGAAATGGGGCGTACTGCCGATGCCGTGCTGCGCGTCAATCCGGATGTCGATGCGGGCACGCATGCCAAGATCTCGACCGGCATGAAGGAGAACAAGTTCGGCGTGCCGATCGATCAGGCGGGCTGGATTTTCGCGCGGCTGGCAACGCTGCCGGGTCTCGCCATGCGCGGCATCGCGATTCACATCGGCAGCCAGCTCTTCGACCTCGCCCCGCTGGAAGCGGCCTATGGCAAGATCGGAGCGCTCATGCGCGATCTGCGTGCGGCCGGTCACGTCATCGACCGGGTCGATCTTGGCGGTGGTCTGGGCGTGCCTTATGAACGCGACAAGATACCGCCGAGCCCCGCCGACTATGGCGCGATGGTGGCCCGTGCGACGAAGGACTGGGACGCGACGCTCTATTTCGAGCCGGGCCGCGTGATCGTGGGCAATGCCGGCGTGCTGTTGACGCGCGTCATCTGGGTGAAGCCGGGGGTGATCCGGCCCTATGTGATCGTCGATGCCGCCATGAACGACCTCGCCCGGCCTGCCATGTATGATGCCTGGCACGATTTCGAGGCCGTGGCGCCGACGGGCGAACACTTCGTCGCCAATATCGCGGGCCCGGTCTGCGAGAGTGGCGACACTTTCGCGATGGCGCGCGATATCGATCTGGTGAAGGCGGGCGACCTTGCGGTGTTCCGCACGGCCGGCGCTTATGGCGCGACCATGGCGAGCACCTACAACAGCCGCCCACTGGTGCCCGAGGTCATGGTGGATGGCGACCGTTTCGCCGTCGTGGCCGATCGCATCATGCCCGAGGCGATCATTGCGGCCGAGCGCATGCCGGACTTCCTCCAGGATTGA
- a CDS encoding class III extradiol dioxygenase subunit beta, whose translation MARITAGVATSHVPAIGAAFDHGRTGEADWQPIFAGYEWVKAWEAQEKPDVVILCYNDHASAMMLDVVPTFALGCAEEYQPADEGWGARPVPTVYGHVELAAHIAEQLVLDEFDITIMNHMDVDHGCTVPLSLMFGQVEQWPCKVIPLAVNVTQFPTPSGNRCWMLGEAIAHAVESFPEDLNVQIWGTGGMSHQLQGPRAGLINPEFDNAFLDKLIDRTDELRQITRLEYLRESGTEGIELIMWLIMRAALGEQVEQLQRFYHVPASNTAVGHVVLRPVASGVTAQAAE comes from the coding sequence ATGGCCCGGATCACCGCAGGCGTCGCGACGAGCCATGTTCCCGCCATAGGCGCTGCGTTCGACCATGGTCGGACCGGGGAAGCCGACTGGCAGCCCATCTTCGCCGGCTATGAATGGGTGAAGGCGTGGGAAGCGCAGGAAAAGCCCGACGTGGTGATCCTGTGCTATAACGATCATGCGTCCGCCATGATGCTCGACGTGGTGCCCACCTTCGCGCTGGGCTGTGCCGAGGAGTATCAGCCGGCCGACGAAGGCTGGGGCGCGCGTCCGGTGCCGACCGTCTACGGCCATGTCGAACTGGCGGCCCACATTGCCGAGCAGCTCGTGCTGGACGAATTCGACATCACCATCATGAACCATATGGATGTCGACCATGGCTGCACGGTGCCGCTCAGCCTGATGTTCGGCCAGGTCGAGCAATGGCCCTGCAAGGTCATTCCGCTCGCCGTCAACGTGACGCAGTTCCCGACCCCGTCGGGCAATCGCTGCTGGATGCTGGGGGAAGCCATCGCTCATGCGGTGGAAAGCTTCCCGGAAGATCTCAACGTCCAGATCTGGGGCACGGGCGGCATGAGCCACCAGCTCCAGGGGCCGCGCGCCGGCCTCATCAATCCGGAATTCGACAATGCCTTTCTGGACAAGCTGATCGACCGGACGGACGAGCTGCGCCAGATCACGCGCCTGGAATATCTGCGGGAATCGGGCACCGAGGGCATCGAGCTCATCATGTGGCTCATCATGCGCGCCGCGCTTGGCGAGCAGGTGGAGCAGCTCCAGCGCTTCTATCATGTGCCCGCTTCCAACACTGCGGTGGGACACGTCGTGTTGCGTCCGGTTGCGAGCGGCGTGACGGCGCAGGCGGCGGAGTAG
- the ispG gene encoding flavodoxin-dependent (E)-4-hydroxy-3-methylbut-2-enyl-diphosphate synthase, with amino-acid sequence MSEHNPGLRPWRDIARRECRQIMVGNVPVGGGAPVTVQTMTNTPTSDARATIDQIRRCEDAGVDLIRVSCPDVESTAALKQIVRAARVPIIADIHFHYKRALEAADAGAACLRINPGNIGSAARVKEVVDAAKANGCAIRIGVNAGSLEKHLLEKYAEPCPEALVESALDHIRLLQDQDFHEYKVAVKASDVFLAVAAYMQLAEAVDCPLHLGITEAGGLIGGTVKSAIGIGNLLWSGIGDTIRVSLSAEPEEEVRVGYEILKALGIRTRGVRVVSCPSCARQGFDVIRTVEALETRLQHIHTPLSLSVLGCVVNGPGEARETDIGITGGGNGKHMVYLSGVTDHHINDADMIEHIVRLVEAKAAEIEAANGANADPVAAE; translated from the coding sequence ATGTCCGAGCATAATCCCGGCCTGCGCCCCTGGCGCGACATCGCGCGGCGCGAATGCCGGCAGATCATGGTCGGCAATGTCCCCGTGGGCGGCGGCGCGCCGGTGACCGTGCAGACCATGACCAACACGCCGACCTCGGATGCGCGGGCGACGATCGACCAGATTCGCCGCTGCGAGGATGCAGGGGTGGACCTGATCCGCGTCTCCTGCCCGGATGTCGAGAGCACCGCCGCGCTGAAGCAGATCGTGCGGGCGGCGCGCGTGCCGATCATCGCGGACATCCATTTCCACTATAAGCGCGCGCTGGAAGCGGCCGATGCCGGCGCTGCCTGCCTGCGCATTAATCCCGGCAACATCGGGTCCGCCGCACGCGTCAAGGAAGTGGTGGATGCGGCCAAGGCCAATGGCTGCGCGATCCGCATCGGCGTCAATGCCGGGAGCCTCGAGAAGCATCTTCTGGAGAAATATGCCGAGCCGTGCCCCGAGGCGCTGGTGGAAAGCGCGCTCGATCATATCAGGCTGCTCCAGGACCAGGACTTCCATGAATATAAGGTGGCGGTAAAAGCCAGCGACGTGTTCCTCGCCGTTGCCGCCTATATGCAGCTTGCCGAGGCGGTGGATTGCCCGCTGCATCTGGGTATCACCGAGGCGGGCGGGCTGATCGGCGGGACGGTAAAGTCTGCCATCGGCATCGGCAATCTCCTGTGGTCCGGCATCGGCGACACCATCCGCGTCTCGCTCTCTGCAGAGCCGGAGGAGGAAGTGCGCGTCGGCTACGAGATACTGAAGGCGCTGGGCATCCGCACGCGCGGCGTCCGCGTCGTCTCCTGCCCATCCTGCGCGCGCCAGGGATTCGACGTGATTCGCACTGTCGAAGCGCTGGAAACGCGCCTCCAGCACATCCACACGCCGCTCTCGCTTTCCGTGCTCGGTTGCGTGGTCAATGGCCCGGGCGAAGCGCGCGAGACCGACATCGGCATCACCGGCGGCGGCAACGGCAAGCACATGGTCTATCTCTCCGGCGTGACCGATCATCACATCAACGATGCGGACATGATCGAGCATATCGTCCGGCTGGTGGAAGCCAAGGCGGCCGAGATCGAGGCCGCGAATGGCGCGAATGCTGATCCGGTGGCTGCGGAATGA
- a CDS encoding alpha/beta hydrolase family protein gives MRRFAPALLLLGLPSIAPAQVPPPAVEGPQPLLTGRDLFSLEAASDPQISPDGKWIAYVRKSNDIMTDKARPTIWLIDVASGTQQPLVAGPGAHMAPRWSPDGKRLAYVSASDGAPQLHVLWLADRASVKITGLPDSPGAVAWSPDGRRIAYTMQVPGTGATLGKAPEKPEGARWAEPLEVIDKVTYRADGAGYLKPGVSQIFVVSADGGAPRRLTFGKWDDGGPLSWSPDGRTILFSSNRNEDWELNPVNGEVYALDVASGAVKALTSRDGPDGGARYSPDGSKIAYLGYDDSRRGYDNVQLYVMNADGSGFRSLTATLDRSIDNAQWAGNATLYISYDDHGQSRVGRIGLDGRMTPVAQGLAGDSLDRPYTGGGFSVSKAGIVAYSGGDPLSPADIYLADGKDGKRLTRLNSEWLGAKSLAQVRKLPVTAPDGRAIDAWLATPPGHREGQRVPLILEIHGGPFAAYGPYFSTDVQLYAAAGYAVLYTNPRGSTSYGAEFANLIDKKYPGDDYGDLIASVDAAIAAGIADPNNLFVTGGSGGGVLTAWIVGKTNRFKAAATQKPVIDWSSFVLTSDGSNFYSPYWFEKKPWEDPDSYWTRSPLSLVGNVTTPTLVVVGSEDYRTPVSESEQYYTALKLRGIPTALVKVPGASHGGFAARPSQSAAKASAILEWFGRYRTASQP, from the coding sequence ATGCGTCGTTTCGCTCCCGCCCTGCTGCTGCTCGGTCTTCCCTCCATCGCGCCGGCGCAGGTGCCGCCACCGGCTGTCGAAGGGCCCCAGCCTCTCCTGACCGGGCGCGATCTCTTTTCGCTGGAAGCCGCGAGCGATCCCCAGATCAGCCCGGACGGCAAGTGGATCGCCTATGTCCGCAAGTCGAACGACATCATGACCGACAAGGCCCGGCCGACCATCTGGCTGATCGACGTGGCGAGCGGCACCCAGCAGCCTCTGGTCGCCGGTCCGGGCGCGCACATGGCGCCGCGCTGGTCACCGGACGGCAAGCGCCTGGCCTATGTCTCCGCGTCGGACGGGGCGCCGCAGCTCCATGTCCTCTGGCTGGCGGACCGCGCCAGCGTGAAGATCACTGGCCTGCCGGACAGCCCCGGTGCCGTCGCCTGGTCGCCGGACGGACGGCGGATCGCCTATACCATGCAAGTGCCGGGGACCGGTGCCACGCTGGGCAAGGCGCCGGAGAAGCCGGAGGGCGCCCGGTGGGCCGAACCGCTCGAAGTGATCGACAAGGTGACCTATCGCGCGGACGGCGCCGGCTATTTGAAGCCCGGGGTCAGCCAGATCTTCGTGGTGTCGGCCGATGGCGGCGCGCCGCGCCGGCTCACCTTCGGCAAGTGGGACGATGGCGGTCCGCTGAGCTGGTCCCCGGACGGGCGGACGATCCTCTTCTCGTCCAACCGCAATGAGGACTGGGAACTCAATCCCGTGAACGGCGAGGTCTATGCGCTGGACGTGGCCAGCGGTGCGGTGAAGGCCCTGACCAGCCGCGACGGGCCGGATGGCGGCGCGCGCTATTCGCCGGACGGCTCGAAAATCGCTTATCTCGGCTATGACGACAGCCGGCGCGGCTACGACAATGTGCAGCTTTATGTGATGAACGCGGACGGCAGCGGTTTCCGCTCCCTCACAGCCACCCTGGACCGCAGCATCGACAATGCGCAGTGGGCTGGCAACGCCACGCTCTATATATCCTACGACGATCATGGCCAGAGCCGCGTCGGCCGTATCGGGCTCGACGGCAGGATGACTCCGGTGGCGCAGGGACTGGCCGGCGATTCGCTGGATCGGCCCTATACGGGCGGCGGGTTCAGCGTGTCGAAGGCGGGCATCGTTGCTTATTCGGGCGGCGACCCGCTCAGCCCGGCTGACATCTATCTGGCCGACGGCAAGGACGGGAAGCGCCTGACCCGGCTGAACAGCGAGTGGTTGGGCGCCAAATCGCTCGCGCAGGTGCGCAAGCTGCCGGTCACCGCCCCCGATGGCCGCGCCATCGATGCGTGGCTCGCCACGCCGCCCGGCCACCGGGAAGGGCAGCGCGTGCCTCTCATCCTGGAGATCCACGGCGGACCCTTCGCCGCCTACGGCCCCTATTTTTCGACGGACGTGCAGCTCTACGCAGCGGCGGGCTATGCAGTGCTTTACACCAATCCGCGCGGCAGCACCTCCTATGGCGCGGAATTCGCCAATCTCATCGACAAGAAATATCCCGGCGACGATTATGGCGATCTGATCGCAAGCGTGGACGCGGCCATCGCGGCCGGCATCGCGGACCCGAACAATCTCTTCGTCACCGGCGGATCGGGCGGCGGTGTGCTCACGGCCTGGATCGTGGGCAAGACGAACCGCTTCAAGGCAGCCGCGACGCAGAAGCCGGTGATCGACTGGTCCAGCTTCGTACTCACCTCTGACGGCTCGAATTTCTATTCGCCTTACTGGTTCGAAAAGAAGCCGTGGGAAGATCCGGACAGCTACTGGACGCGCTCGCCGCTCAGCCTTGTGGGCAATGTGACGACGCCGACGCTCGTCGTCGTGGGCTCGGAGGATTATCGCACGCCGGTCAGCGAGTCCGAGCAATATTATACCGCGCTCAAGCTGCGGGGCATCCCAACGGCTCTGGTCAAGGTGCCGGGCGCCAGCCATGGCGGCTTTGCGGCCCGGCCCAGCCAGTCTGCCGCCAAGGCTTCAGCGATCCTCGAATGGTTCGGCCGCTACCGCACTGCCTCCCAGCCCTGA
- a CDS encoding SMP-30/gluconolactonase/LRE family protein has product MTSPIVSVALDAHADLGEAPRWHAAERRLYWVDINRNALHRFDPATGEDDLRRFDQPVGCFAFRVGGGFLLAMKDGLAMLDGWEAELRPFGNPILAGRPDLRFNDGRTDPSGRFWTGTVNTAKSARDAALYRIDPDGTITWIEGGMLTCNGAAFNADGTAFRHADTPSHVLRGYDVDPASGSLSRAHIVHRFEQGTGRPDGGSFDAEGCYWSALFDGGRVVRLSPEGEILQTVALPVSRPTMIAFGGADLRTAYVTSARTGLSEADLAAQPHAGAIFSFPVDVPGLPEWPFGA; this is encoded by the coding sequence ATGACTTCTCCCATCGTCTCCGTCGCGCTCGATGCCCATGCCGATCTCGGCGAAGCGCCGCGCTGGCACGCCGCCGAGCGCCGGCTTTACTGGGTGGATATCAACCGCAACGCGCTTCACCGATTCGATCCGGCAACGGGCGAGGACGACCTGCGCCGCTTCGATCAACCTGTCGGCTGCTTCGCCTTTCGCGTTGGTGGCGGATTTCTGCTCGCGATGAAGGATGGGCTGGCGATGCTGGACGGCTGGGAGGCGGAACTTCGCCCCTTCGGCAATCCCATCCTCGCTGGCCGGCCGGACCTGCGCTTCAACGACGGGCGCACCGATCCTTCGGGACGCTTCTGGACAGGCACGGTCAACACGGCCAAGAGCGCGCGGGACGCCGCGCTCTACCGGATCGATCCGGACGGAACCATCACCTGGATCGAAGGCGGGATGCTGACCTGCAATGGCGCGGCCTTCAATGCGGATGGCACCGCTTTCCGCCATGCCGACACGCCGAGCCATGTGTTGCGCGGCTATGATGTTGATCCGGCGTCGGGCAGCTTGTCCCGCGCGCATATCGTGCACCGCTTCGAGCAGGGCACGGGGCGCCCGGACGGAGGCTCCTTCGATGCCGAGGGCTGCTACTGGAGCGCCCTGTTCGACGGCGGGCGCGTCGTGCGGCTTTCGCCCGAGGGCGAGATATTGCAGACGGTGGCCTTGCCGGTCAGCCGGCCGACGATGATCGCCTTCGGCGGCGCCGATCTGCGCACCGCTTATGTCACCAGCGCGCGGACGGGGCTCTCCGAAGCCGATCTCGCTGCCCAACCCCATGCCGGGGCGATCTTCTCGTTTCCCGTGGACGTTCCCGGACTGCCGGAGTGGCCGTTCGGGGCATGA
- a CDS encoding precorrin-2 dehydrogenase/sirohydrochlorin ferrochelatase family protein: protein MHSLPLFFRIAGRPVILLGAGEAAQAKRRLIERAGGIAVGEADEAASLAFIALDDPEESAQAAGRLRARGILVNVVDQPALCDFTTPAIVDRDPVLVAVGTGGASAGLAKAVRQRIERLLPPDLGALAQALAEARAALRARWPDARQRRQALDEALREKGMLDPLGERPADAVRLWLDGAGEDGPADRAETILLTSSDPDDLSLRAARLLGEADRILHDPTVPETILARARADASRVRLTSESPRPAGPGLTLIVTWAKAS, encoded by the coding sequence ATGCACAGCCTGCCGCTCTTCTTCAGGATCGCAGGCAGGCCGGTGATCCTGCTCGGCGCCGGCGAGGCGGCACAGGCGAAGCGAAGGCTGATCGAACGGGCCGGCGGGATTGCGGTCGGCGAGGCGGATGAGGCGGCGTCCCTTGCCTTCATCGCTTTAGATGACCCGGAGGAAAGCGCTCAGGCTGCGGGGCGGCTGCGGGCCCGGGGCATTCTCGTCAATGTCGTCGACCAGCCCGCCCTTTGTGATTTCACGACGCCAGCGATCGTCGATCGCGATCCCGTGCTGGTGGCCGTCGGGACCGGCGGCGCGTCGGCGGGGCTGGCCAAGGCCGTGCGCCAGCGCATCGAGCGACTGCTGCCCCCCGACCTCGGCGCGCTGGCGCAGGCGCTGGCGGAGGCACGCGCGGCGCTGCGGGCGCGCTGGCCTGATGCTCGCCAGCGTCGCCAGGCGCTTGACGAGGCACTGCGCGAGAAGGGGATGCTCGATCCGCTTGGAGAGCGCCCTGCCGACGCCGTGCGCCTCTGGCTGGACGGTGCGGGAGAGGATGGACCGGCAGACCGCGCGGAGACCATCCTGCTCACGTCGTCCGACCCGGATGATCTCAGTCTCCGCGCGGCGCGTCTGCTCGGCGAGGCGGATCGCATCCTTCACGACCCGACGGTGCCCGAGACGATCCTCGCCCGGGCGCGCGCCGACGCGTCGCGGGTGCGCCTGACCAGCGAAAGCCCCCGGCCGGCCGGGCCCGGCCTGACGCTGATCGTCACATGGGCAAAAGCGTCCTGA